A DNA window from bacterium contains the following coding sequences:
- a CDS encoding NAD(P)H-dependent oxidoreductase subunit E, translating into MSSHFKLPDPPTDDKRWNAVQAVMRLHGRSEHALIESLHAVQHAQGYLDRTALAYVAKSLNLPLSKVYGVATFYQFFTLKPPGKHSCVLCTGTACYIKGAPALLKAMQERYGIGLEETTADGEFTLQSACCVGTCGLAPIAAIDGVDVGPLTKEELLAKLDEVLHGHS; encoded by the coding sequence ATGAGTTCTCACTTCAAACTACCCGACCCGCCGACCGACGACAAACGTTGGAATGCAGTGCAAGCGGTCATGCGCTTGCACGGACGCAGCGAGCATGCCTTAATCGAGTCGCTGCACGCAGTGCAGCATGCTCAAGGCTATCTCGATCGGACGGCATTGGCCTATGTCGCTAAATCGCTGAACTTGCCGTTAAGCAAGGTTTATGGCGTGGCGACGTTTTATCAATTTTTCACGTTAAAGCCGCCCGGCAAGCACTCGTGCGTCCTATGCACGGGGACGGCGTGCTACATTAAAGGCGCGCCGGCGTTGCTGAAGGCGATGCAAGAGCGATACGGCATTGGTCTGGAGGAGACGACTGCCGACGGTGAATTCACTTTGCAGTCAGCCTGTTGCGTCGGGACGTGTGGTCTGGCTCCGATCGCGGCGATAGACGGAGTGGATGTCGGTCCACTTACCAAGGAAGAGTTACTGGCGAAACTTGACGAGGTGCTGCATGGTCACTCTTGA